One Luteibacter aegosomaticola genomic window carries:
- the ccmD gene encoding heme exporter protein CcmD, translating into MSSFFAMGGYGTYIWTAFAVFFIVLLIDTLAPLARRRRNLRDLRARIARQENRRRPGTPASNESNA; encoded by the coding sequence ATGAGCAGCTTCTTCGCGATGGGCGGCTACGGCACCTATATCTGGACCGCTTTCGCGGTCTTCTTCATCGTCCTATTGATCGACACGCTGGCACCGCTCGCCAGGCGCCGCCGTAACCTGCGCGATTTACGCGCACGCATCGCGCGCCAGGAGAACCGCCGCCGGCCGGGAACCCCAGCAAGCAATGAATCCAACGCGTAA
- the ccmB gene encoding heme exporter protein CcmB, whose amino-acid sequence MTPGSTPAACAALLRRDLTLAWRRRGDIALPVLYAVIVVTLFPFALGPEPALLARIAGGVVFVTVLLAMLLSLDGLFRPDIDDGSMEQLMLAPQPLALLVAMKILAHWVTTALPLIVITPVLASMLHLPPAAMPALVLALALATPLLSLLGAVLVALTAGAKRSGMLLALMLLPLCVPVVIFAAGAVAAAQDGLPWSAPIAWLGAGLALAIVLAPLACAAALRIAMDS is encoded by the coding sequence GTGACGCCCGGTAGCACGCCCGCCGCCTGCGCCGCCCTGCTGCGCCGCGACCTCACCCTCGCCTGGCGCCGCCGCGGCGATATCGCGTTGCCGGTGCTGTATGCGGTGATCGTCGTCACGCTGTTCCCGTTCGCGCTCGGCCCCGAGCCGGCCCTGCTCGCCCGTATCGCGGGCGGCGTGGTCTTCGTCACCGTGCTGCTGGCCATGCTGCTTTCGCTCGACGGGCTGTTCCGCCCCGATATCGATGATGGCTCGATGGAACAGCTGATGCTCGCGCCCCAGCCGCTGGCCCTGCTGGTGGCCATGAAGATCCTGGCCCATTGGGTGACCACGGCCCTGCCGCTGATCGTCATCACCCCGGTGCTGGCCAGCATGCTGCACCTCCCGCCGGCGGCGATGCCCGCGCTGGTGCTCGCGCTGGCCCTGGCCACGCCCCTGCTCAGCCTGCTCGGCGCGGTACTGGTGGCACTGACGGCCGGGGCAAAACGCTCTGGTATGCTTCTGGCGCTCATGTTGCTGCCGTTGTGCGTGCCCGTGGTGATCTTCGCCGCCGGGGCCGTGGCCGCCGCGCAGGATGGCCTGCCCTGGAGCGCGCCCATCGCATGGCTTGGCGCGGGCCTGGCGCTCGCCATCGTGCTCGCGCCGCTGGCCTGTGCCGCGGCGCTGCGCATCGCGATGGATTCATGA
- a CDS encoding heme lyase CcmF/NrfE family subunit, which translates to MIPELGQFALILALLLALVQGVLPIIGAWRGNAALIALARPAAAGQAVFVFAAMGILIHAFLAFDFSVAYVADNSNLALPWYYRITAVWGAHEGSMLLWVFILNVWTVALAAFSRHLPPPFVARVLGVMGLIGVGFLAFILFTSNPFLRELPMPGDGGDLNPVLQDPGMTFHPPVLYMGYVGFSVAFAFSIAALLGGELEQAWVRWARPWTNVSWAFLTMGIVAGSWWAYAELGWGGWWFWDPVENASFMPWLVGVALIHAQAVTEKRGSLPAWTVLLSLFAFSLSLLGTFLVRSGVLTSVHAFASDPRRGLYILGFLIVVIGGSLLLYAIRAPKVATGKPFAALSRETGIMIANLLFTTAAAMVLLGTLFPLIGDALNLGRVSVGPPYFGFLFVLLMAPAVLLLPFGPYLRWGRAEGRQLTSVALRAAIAAVICTGAAVFFVDGKLRAIAGVAGATWVAAGTLAYVVKRWREMPFGRRFPAEMAGMLVAHFGVAIFLIGVLLSESLSTERDVRMAPGQVETVGAYQFRFDGVRETTGPNWRADEGVVTILHDGQPMATMHPQKRTYSRGQVQTESAIDPGLFRDIYVALGEPMDGGNVEGAWALRLYHKPFVRWIWLGGLFMMVGGFLAAGERRFRAKKAVATAASPATEQPA; encoded by the coding sequence GTGATCCCCGAGCTTGGCCAGTTCGCGCTGATCCTTGCCCTGCTGCTGGCCCTGGTGCAGGGCGTGCTGCCAATCATCGGCGCATGGCGCGGCAATGCGGCGCTCATCGCGCTGGCGCGGCCCGCCGCGGCCGGCCAGGCAGTGTTCGTGTTCGCCGCCATGGGCATCCTGATCCACGCCTTCCTGGCCTTCGATTTCTCGGTGGCCTACGTCGCCGACAACTCGAACCTCGCGCTGCCCTGGTATTACCGCATCACCGCGGTGTGGGGTGCGCACGAAGGCTCGATGCTGCTGTGGGTCTTCATCCTCAACGTATGGACGGTGGCGCTCGCCGCGTTCAGCCGCCACCTGCCGCCGCCGTTCGTCGCGCGCGTGCTCGGCGTGATGGGCCTGATCGGCGTCGGCTTCCTCGCCTTTATCCTCTTCACCTCCAACCCGTTCCTGCGCGAACTGCCGATGCCCGGCGATGGCGGCGACCTGAACCCGGTGCTGCAGGATCCCGGCATGACCTTCCACCCGCCCGTGCTGTACATGGGCTACGTGGGCTTCTCCGTGGCGTTCGCCTTCTCTATCGCGGCGCTGCTCGGCGGCGAGCTGGAACAGGCCTGGGTGCGCTGGGCGCGCCCGTGGACGAACGTGTCGTGGGCGTTCCTCACCATGGGCATCGTCGCCGGCAGTTGGTGGGCGTATGCCGAACTGGGTTGGGGCGGCTGGTGGTTCTGGGATCCGGTGGAAAACGCGTCGTTCATGCCGTGGCTCGTCGGCGTGGCGCTTATCCATGCGCAGGCCGTGACCGAGAAGCGCGGTTCGCTGCCGGCGTGGACCGTGCTGCTCTCGCTGTTCGCGTTCTCGCTCTCGCTGCTGGGCACCTTCCTCGTACGCTCGGGTGTACTGACCTCGGTGCACGCGTTCGCCTCCGATCCGCGCCGCGGCCTGTACATCCTCGGCTTCCTCATCGTGGTGATCGGCGGCTCGCTGCTGCTCTACGCGATCCGCGCACCGAAGGTGGCCACCGGCAAACCGTTCGCCGCGCTCTCGCGCGAGACCGGCATCATGATCGCCAACCTGCTGTTCACCACCGCCGCGGCGATGGTGTTGCTGGGCACGCTGTTCCCGCTGATCGGCGATGCGCTGAACCTCGGCCGCGTCTCCGTGGGGCCGCCGTATTTCGGTTTCCTGTTCGTGCTGCTGATGGCGCCCGCCGTGCTGCTGCTGCCGTTCGGGCCGTACCTGCGCTGGGGCCGCGCCGAAGGGCGCCAGCTCACCAGCGTGGCGCTGCGCGCGGCCATTGCGGCAGTCATCTGCACCGGCGCTGCCGTGTTCTTCGTGGACGGCAAGCTGCGCGCCATCGCGGGCGTCGCGGGTGCCACCTGGGTCGCGGCCGGCACCCTCGCCTACGTGGTGAAGCGCTGGCGTGAGATGCCGTTCGGGCGGCGTTTCCCGGCCGAGATGGCCGGCATGCTGGTAGCGCACTTCGGCGTCGCGATCTTCCTGATCGGCGTACTGCTCTCCGAGTCGCTCAGCACCGAGCGCGACGTGCGCATGGCGCCGGGCCAGGTCGAGACCGTGGGTGCCTACCAGTTCCGCTTCGACGGCGTACGCGAGACCACGGGCCCGAACTGGCGCGCCGATGAAGGCGTGGTCACGATTCTTCACGACGGCCAGCCGATGGCCACCATGCACCCGCAGAAGCGCACGTATTCGCGCGGCCAGGTGCAGACCGAATCGGCGATCGATCCAGGCTTGTTCCGCGATATCTACGTGGCGCTCGGCGAGCCGATGGATGGCGGCAACGTCGAAGGCGCGTGGGCGCTGCGCCTGTACCACAAGCCGTTCGTGCGCTGGATCTGGCTGGGCGGTCTCTTCATGATGGTCGGCGGGTTCCTCGCGGCCGGCGAGCGACGCTTCCGCGCGAAGAAGGCGGTCGCCACGGCGGCATCGCCTGCGACGGAGCAGCCCGCATGA
- a CDS encoding cytochrome c-type biogenesis protein gives MRQLGLLALLCLLPLLAIAQAIQPLPFRDRAEEVRFQRLSAELRCPMCQNETLADSNAPIAHDLRRQIFEMMQAGKSDAEIKAYLVDRYSDFVLYKPPVEPKTWLLWFGPLAVLVIGGIVVAVQVRRRSRQAPANLAGPANDAEDDW, from the coding sequence ATGCGCCAGCTTGGCCTCCTCGCCCTGCTCTGTCTCTTGCCGCTGCTGGCGATCGCCCAGGCGATCCAGCCGCTGCCGTTCCGCGATCGCGCGGAAGAAGTGCGCTTCCAGAGGCTCAGCGCCGAACTGCGCTGCCCCATGTGCCAGAACGAAACGCTGGCGGATTCGAACGCACCGATCGCCCACGACCTGCGCCGGCAGATCTTCGAGATGATGCAGGCCGGCAAGAGCGACGCCGAGATCAAGGCGTATCTCGTCGATCGCTATTCGGATTTCGTGCTGTACAAGCCACCGGTGGAACCGAAGACGTGGCTGCTCTGGTTCGGCCCCCTGGCCGTGCTGGTGATCGGCGGCATCGTCGTCGCCGTGCAGGTGCGCCGCCGCAGCCGCCAGGCACCCGCCAACCTCGCGGGGCCCGCTAACGATGCCGAGGACGATTGGTGA
- a CDS encoding DsbE family thiol:disulfide interchange protein: MSRFLPLIGFVVLVSLFGFGIWWNTQHDQHEIVSPLINKPAPAFSLPVLGEPTQTVDKQSLLGKPYLLNVFGSWCIECVHEHPVLSTDVKALGLPLVGMNYKDDPKDATAWLAEHGNPFNVIMVDRDGRAGIDFGVYGAPETFLIDGKGVIRYKHVGPITPDVVVKEIQPALAALAKEGG; the protein is encoded by the coding sequence ATGAGCCGTTTTCTTCCGCTCATCGGTTTCGTCGTGCTGGTCAGCCTGTTCGGCTTCGGTATCTGGTGGAACACCCAGCACGACCAGCACGAGATCGTCTCGCCGCTCATCAACAAGCCGGCGCCCGCGTTCTCGCTGCCGGTGCTGGGCGAGCCAACGCAAACCGTCGACAAGCAGTCGCTGCTCGGCAAGCCCTACCTGCTCAATGTGTTCGGCAGCTGGTGCATCGAATGCGTGCACGAGCATCCGGTGCTTTCCACCGACGTGAAGGCCCTGGGCCTCCCGCTGGTTGGCATGAACTACAAGGACGACCCGAAGGACGCCACCGCCTGGCTGGCCGAGCACGGCAACCCGTTCAACGTGATCATGGTGGATCGCGACGGTCGCGCCGGTATCGATTTCGGCGTGTACGGCGCACCGGAAACCTTCCTGATCGATGGCAAGGGCGTCATCCGCTACAAGCACGTCGGCCCGATCACGCCTGACGTCGTGGTGAAGGAAATCCAGCCGGCACTCGCCGCGCTCGCGAAGGAAGGTGGCTAA
- a CDS encoding tetratricopeptide repeat protein codes for MTIAFYVIAAAMLAVALALLLIPLVHHGRRQGRSKAMFGVAVVLAIVLPLASVGLYALVGTPATLGGVEPPKEMTVGQAIDALTARLKANPGDVEGWLLLGQTYTMVKQPAPARDAYDGALKADPKNVAAMVGWAEADSLVRTDHRIEGRGLALLEQAVAAQPDSQKALWLLGIAQFQQERYTDAAATWRKLQPLLDPDSNVAHAVAEQITLAEKRAAGTAP; via the coding sequence GTGACCATCGCGTTTTACGTTATCGCTGCGGCCATGCTGGCCGTGGCGCTCGCCCTGCTGTTGATTCCGCTGGTGCACCATGGGCGGCGCCAGGGGCGCTCGAAGGCGATGTTCGGCGTCGCCGTCGTGCTTGCCATCGTGCTGCCGCTGGCCAGTGTCGGCCTGTATGCGCTGGTCGGCACGCCCGCCACGCTCGGCGGCGTGGAGCCGCCGAAGGAAATGACCGTCGGCCAGGCCATCGATGCGCTCACGGCCCGCCTGAAGGCCAACCCGGGCGATGTGGAAGGCTGGCTGCTGCTCGGCCAGACCTACACGATGGTGAAGCAGCCGGCCCCGGCGCGCGATGCTTACGACGGTGCGCTGAAAGCCGATCCGAAGAACGTGGCCGCGATGGTGGGCTGGGCGGAAGCCGATTCGCTGGTGCGCACCGATCACCGGATCGAAGGCCGTGGCCTCGCGCTGCTCGAGCAGGCGGTCGCCGCCCAGCCCGATAGCCAGAAGGCCCTGTGGCTGCTGGGTATCGCCCAGTTCCAGCAGGAGCGCTACACGGATGCCGCGGCCACCTGGCGCAAGCTGCAGCCCCTACTGGATCCGGATTCCAACGTCGCGCACGCCGTCGCGGAACAGATCACACTGGCCGAGAAGCGCGCGGCCGGCACGGCGCCGTAA
- a CDS encoding FAD-dependent oxidoreductase → MPRNDIAVVGAGLVGALVATLLTQRGFRVTVYEKRPDPRKAGFSGGRSINLAMAERGLHALRATGLADKVLEQAVMMRGRMVHDPAGHSGLQRYGVDDSEVIWSVSRGGLNSLMLDAAEAAGATIHFDQGLASADLENGTLTLQAVDGSTRTVQAPVVIGADGAGSALRAAMHEHAPLGERVEELGHGYKELEIPPGSDPASLFAIEPNALHIWPRGHYMCIALPNREGSFTVTLFLPNDGEHPSFRTIAGSGAAEAFFRTEFPDALDLMPEFTKDWDEHPVGSLATLYLDRWHIGGRALLIGDAAHAIVPFHGQGMNCGFEDAAELARLFEASPDDPAGVFAAFEASRKPNADAIARMALENYVEMRDKVADPHFLRMRELGGLLAQRCPTHYLPRYRMVTFTHLPYAYALERGRAQDTLVEQLLHGHADVASVDLDAAVRTLEATLPPLPPQAFERG, encoded by the coding sequence ATGCCCCGTAACGACATCGCCGTGGTCGGCGCCGGACTGGTCGGCGCCCTGGTCGCCACCCTGCTGACCCAGCGCGGCTTCCGCGTCACCGTTTACGAAAAGCGCCCCGATCCCCGTAAAGCGGGCTTCTCCGGCGGCCGCTCCATCAACCTCGCCATGGCCGAACGCGGCCTCCATGCCCTGCGCGCTACCGGCCTGGCCGATAAGGTGCTGGAACAGGCCGTGATGATGCGCGGCCGGATGGTCCACGACCCGGCTGGCCACAGCGGCCTGCAGCGCTATGGCGTCGATGATTCCGAAGTGATCTGGTCGGTCTCGCGCGGCGGGCTCAACAGCCTGATGCTCGATGCCGCCGAGGCGGCGGGCGCCACCATCCACTTCGACCAGGGCCTGGCCTCGGCCGACCTGGAAAACGGCACGCTCACCCTGCAAGCCGTCGATGGCAGCACCCGCACGGTACAGGCCCCCGTCGTGATCGGCGCCGATGGCGCGGGTTCGGCGCTGCGCGCTGCCATGCATGAGCACGCCCCGCTAGGCGAACGCGTCGAGGAACTGGGCCACGGCTACAAGGAACTCGAGATCCCGCCAGGCAGCGACCCCGCCTCGCTGTTCGCCATCGAACCCAACGCCCTGCATATCTGGCCGCGCGGCCACTACATGTGCATCGCGCTGCCCAACCGCGAAGGCAGCTTCACCGTCACGCTGTTCCTGCCGAACGATGGCGAGCATCCGAGCTTCCGCACGATTGCGGGCTCCGGCGCCGCCGAGGCGTTCTTCCGCACGGAATTCCCGGACGCACTGGATCTGATGCCGGAGTTCACGAAGGATTGGGATGAGCACCCCGTGGGCTCGCTGGCCACGCTGTACCTCGACCGCTGGCATATCGGCGGCCGCGCACTGCTGATCGGCGATGCCGCGCACGCGATCGTGCCGTTCCACGGCCAGGGCATGAACTGCGGGTTCGAGGATGCCGCGGAACTGGCGCGCCTGTTCGAAGCCAGCCCCGATGATCCGGCGGGCGTGTTCGCCGCGTTCGAGGCAAGCCGCAAGCCGAATGCCGATGCCATCGCGCGCATGGCGCTGGAGAACTACGTGGAGATGCGCGACAAGGTCGCCGATCCGCACTTCCTGCGCATGCGCGAACTGGGTGGCCTGCTGGCCCAGCGCTGCCCCACGCACTACCTGCCGCGCTACCGCATGGTGACTTTCACCCACCTGCCCTACGCCTACGCCCTCGAGCGTGGCCGCGCGCAGGACACGCTGGTGGAGCAACTCCTGCATGGCCACGCCGATGTCGCCTCCGTGGACCTCGATGCCGCGGTACGTACGCTCGAAGCGACCCTGCCGCCGCTGCCCCCGCAAGCCTTCGAACGCGGCTAG
- the metX gene encoding homoserine O-acetyltransferase MetX, translated as MGDARRYHDLASPFRMKRGGELHGARVAYETWGTLDAERANAILILTGLSPSAHAAANAEDPTPGWWEDMIGPGRAFDTDRYFVICVNSLGSDKGSTSPASVDPATGEPYRLTFPELSLEDVANAAFEAVHDGLGIAQLACLVGCSMGGMSALAYMVLHPGSARTHISVDTAPQAQPFAIAIRSLQREAIRLDPNWREGFYGGDVWPDHGMSIARKLGVITYRSAMEWNGRFARIRLDADEREANEPFGFEFQVESYLEAHARRFNRQFDPNAYLYLSRASDWFDIGEHGEGNVMRGLARIHVERALVIGVSTDILFPLEQQETIAKGLEATGAAVEFVALDSPQGHDAFLVDIENYSRAIGGFLRSL; from the coding sequence ATGGGCGACGCCCGCCGATACCATGACCTGGCCTCGCCGTTCCGCATGAAGCGTGGCGGCGAGCTGCACGGCGCCCGCGTGGCGTACGAAACCTGGGGCACGCTGGACGCCGAACGCGCCAACGCCATCCTCATCCTGACCGGCCTGTCGCCGAGCGCGCATGCCGCCGCCAATGCCGAAGACCCGACGCCGGGCTGGTGGGAAGACATGATCGGCCCCGGCCGCGCATTCGACACCGACCGCTATTTCGTGATCTGCGTGAATTCGCTCGGTAGCGACAAGGGTTCGACGAGCCCGGCCTCGGTCGACCCTGCCACGGGCGAACCGTACCGGCTGACCTTCCCCGAGCTCTCGCTGGAAGACGTGGCCAACGCGGCGTTCGAAGCCGTGCATGACGGCCTCGGCATCGCACAGCTCGCCTGCCTGGTCGGCTGCTCCATGGGCGGCATGAGCGCGCTGGCGTACATGGTGCTGCACCCGGGCTCGGCACGGACGCATATCAGCGTCGATACCGCACCGCAGGCGCAGCCGTTCGCGATCGCCATCCGCTCGTTGCAGCGCGAAGCCATCCGCCTCGATCCGAACTGGCGCGAAGGCTTTTATGGCGGCGATGTGTGGCCCGACCATGGGATGAGTATCGCCCGCAAGCTCGGCGTCATCACCTACCGCTCGGCGATGGAGTGGAACGGCCGCTTCGCACGCATCCGCCTCGATGCGGATGAGCGAGAGGCCAACGAGCCCTTCGGCTTCGAGTTCCAGGTGGAGTCGTACCTGGAAGCCCATGCCCGCCGCTTCAACCGGCAGTTCGATCCCAACGCGTACCTCTACCTGTCACGCGCCAGCGACTGGTTCGATATCGGCGAGCACGGCGAGGGCAACGTGATGCGCGGGCTTGCCCGTATCCACGTGGAGCGGGCGCTGGTGATCGGCGTGAGCACCGACATCCTGTTCCCGCTGGAGCAGCAGGAGACGATCGCGAAGGGCCTGGAGGCGACGGGCGCGGCCGTCGAATTCGTCGCGCTGGATTCGCCGCAGGGGCACGATGCGTTCCTGGTGGATATCGAGAATTACAGCCGGGCGATTGGGGGGTTCCTTCGCTCGCTTTGA
- the ccmE gene encoding cytochrome c maturation protein CcmE translates to MNPTRKRRLAVVISVLVAAAVAVGLTVFALQRNMSYLFTPSQVQEGQAQQYPTFRLGGMVKAGSIQRAKDSLKVSFIVVDDAGAMPVEYTGILPDLFRDNQSVITTGRMADGRFIASEVLAKHDENYMPKELKDAMAKAHQHRNIDDTAMKDAPK, encoded by the coding sequence ATGAATCCAACGCGTAAACGCCGCCTCGCGGTCGTCATCTCCGTGCTTGTCGCCGCCGCCGTCGCGGTGGGCCTTACCGTGTTCGCGCTGCAGCGGAACATGAGCTACCTGTTCACCCCCAGCCAGGTGCAGGAAGGCCAGGCCCAGCAATACCCCACGTTCCGTCTGGGCGGCATGGTCAAGGCCGGCTCGATCCAGCGCGCGAAGGATAGCCTCAAGGTGAGCTTCATCGTCGTGGACGACGCGGGCGCCATGCCCGTGGAATACACGGGCATCCTGCCCGACCTGTTCCGCGACAACCAATCGGTGATCACCACCGGGCGCATGGCGGACGGCCGTTTCATCGCCAGCGAAGTGCTGGCCAAGCACGATGAAAACTACATGCCGAAGGAACTGAAGGACGCCATGGCCAAGGCGCACCAGCACCGCAACATCGACGACACCGCCATGAAGGATGCGCCGAAGTGA
- a CDS encoding heme ABC transporter permease, with translation MANWVPLWLHRLGSPPIFYRFAGAVYPWALGLALILAGVALYGGLFVAPADYQQGDAYRIIFIHVPSAWMSLFIYGVMALAAFIGLVWRIKLAETVAMESAPIGAAFTAITLATGSLWGKPMWGTWWTWDARLTSELVLLFIYLGIIGLYHAFEDRRQGARAAAFLVLIGAVNVPIVHFSVNWWNTLHQGSTIRLLGPSHIVASMLWPLLTMMAATKCYYIASLFARVRADLIASEGGKAWVREIALGSAKEGKA, from the coding sequence ATGGCTAACTGGGTTCCCCTCTGGCTGCACCGCCTGGGATCACCGCCGATTTTCTACCGCTTCGCGGGGGCTGTTTACCCGTGGGCGCTCGGCCTCGCCCTTATCCTCGCCGGCGTCGCGCTGTACGGCGGCCTGTTCGTCGCGCCTGCGGATTACCAGCAAGGCGATGCCTACCGGATCATCTTCATCCACGTGCCCAGCGCGTGGATGAGCCTGTTCATCTACGGGGTGATGGCTCTGGCCGCCTTCATCGGCCTGGTCTGGCGGATCAAGCTCGCCGAGACCGTCGCCATGGAATCCGCACCGATCGGCGCCGCGTTCACCGCGATCACGCTCGCCACCGGCTCGCTGTGGGGCAAGCCCATGTGGGGCACGTGGTGGACGTGGGATGCCCGGCTCACCTCCGAGCTGGTGCTGCTCTTCATCTATCTCGGCATCATCGGCCTTTACCACGCGTTCGAAGACCGCCGCCAGGGCGCGCGCGCCGCGGCGTTCCTCGTGCTGATCGGCGCGGTGAACGTGCCGATCGTGCATTTCTCGGTGAACTGGTGGAACACGCTGCACCAGGGCTCCACCATCCGCCTGCTCGGCCCGTCGCACATCGTGGCCAGCATGCTGTGGCCGCTGCTCACCATGATGGCCGCGACCAAGTGCTACTACATCGCCAGCCTTTTCGCGCGCGTGCGCGCCGACCTGATCGCTTCCGAAGGCGGCAAGGCCTGGGTGCGCGAGATCGCGCTTGGCAGCGCGAAGGAAGGCAAGGCATGA
- the ccmA gene encoding heme ABC exporter ATP-binding protein CcmA yields MPAAAPLLEARALCFLRQDEPVFGPVDFALHGGEIALVEGDNGSGKTTLMRVLTGMLHAGEGEVLLDGATFSLDTMAGAVVFLGHHLGLKFDLSPRENLAVAAGLYGVRAGATLDATLRDVGLAGFEDEPVRRLSAGQKKRAALARLLLLPARVWLLDEPYANLDRDGIALVNRLLREHAARGGAALVTSHGAVTFAGDEPRRIRLHA; encoded by the coding sequence ATGCCCGCCGCCGCCCCACTCCTCGAAGCCCGCGCCCTGTGCTTCCTACGCCAGGATGAGCCGGTGTTCGGGCCGGTGGATTTCGCCTTGCATGGCGGGGAAATCGCCCTGGTCGAAGGCGATAACGGCAGCGGCAAGACCACCCTGATGCGCGTACTCACCGGCATGCTGCATGCCGGCGAGGGCGAGGTGCTGCTCGACGGCGCCACGTTCTCGCTGGATACGATGGCCGGCGCCGTCGTCTTCCTCGGCCACCACCTCGGCCTGAAGTTCGACCTGTCTCCGCGCGAAAACCTCGCCGTGGCCGCAGGACTTTACGGAGTGCGCGCGGGCGCCACGCTCGATGCAACGCTCCGCGACGTCGGCCTGGCCGGCTTCGAGGACGAACCGGTGCGCCGGCTCTCCGCCGGCCAGAAGAAACGCGCGGCACTGGCGCGCCTGCTCTTGCTGCCGGCGCGCGTCTGGCTGCTCGACGAGCCCTACGCCAACCTCGACCGCGATGGCATCGCCCTGGTGAACCGCCTGCTCCGCGAGCACGCCGCACGCGGCGGCGCGGCCCTGGTGACCAGCCACGGCGCCGTCACCTTCGCGGGCGACGAACCCCGCCGCATACGGCTCCACGCGTGA
- the phaR gene encoding polyhydroxyalkanoate synthesis repressor PhaR, with translation MAQTLRIIKKYPNRRLYDTEISSYITLEEVRQLVLDGEHFEVRDAKSGEDLTRSVLLQIIAEHEEHGQPMLSSQLLSHIIRFYGDSLQGFMGPYLERSLQVFLDQQQQFRNQLNTMMGQTPWSMLNEMTERNLDVWKSMQRGFLDAATAKPAAATHVPPRGGKKAS, from the coding sequence ATGGCACAAACCCTTCGCATCATCAAAAAGTATCCGAATCGTCGTTTGTACGACACGGAAATTTCGAGCTACATCACGCTGGAAGAAGTCCGCCAGCTGGTTCTCGACGGGGAGCATTTCGAGGTCCGCGACGCCAAGTCGGGCGAGGACCTCACGCGCTCCGTGCTGCTGCAGATCATCGCGGAGCACGAGGAGCACGGCCAGCCGATGCTGTCCTCTCAGCTCCTGTCGCACATCATCCGTTTCTACGGCGATTCGCTGCAGGGCTTCATGGGCCCGTATCTGGAGCGCAGCCTGCAGGTCTTCCTCGACCAGCAGCAGCAGTTCCGCAACCAGCTCAACACGATGATGGGCCAGACCCCCTGGTCCATGCTCAACGAGATGACCGAGCGCAACCTCGACGTCTGGAAGTCGATGCAGCGCGGGTTCCTCGATGCGGCCACCGCCAAGCCGGCGGCTGCCACCCACGTGCCGCCGCGCGGCGGCAAGAAAGCCAGCTGA